Proteins from one Setaria italica strain Yugu1 chromosome V, Setaria_italica_v2.0, whole genome shotgun sequence genomic window:
- the LOC101783541 gene encoding uncharacterized protein LOC101783541: protein MEFGADGTRWSQPRGEAAEALPPPPPGDRGEVASPRFDSSRAFRLLRELGTNVTEDLVVLMPNLLSFLKHDDPAVVKQSIASGTNLFAAVLEEMALQINKCGKLEAWLEDMWAWMKQFKDAVRGVMHEPGPIATKLLAVKFIETWILCCTSQAISDQIQSIEGKNRRFDVSRFSQFHPCLDPVVLEADAHRALLLLLDILQSAYAHRGSFLVGTINSLAAVVKNRPIYYDRVLPVLLDFDPSLETAKGAHSASLRYALRAAFLGFLRSSHQAMIESKDILVRRLRALSPGEAMEQNIRQAEKMSRNIERASRTTKDESPAWEMPYGDNRKKSAARSSDVLAMSDGIAKRARFDTSATSNLPVMGSSDYSDMQADNDANGGHSSDPAILNSDVSPVEKMIEMIGALLAEGERGAESLGILVSTVEADVMADIVIETMKHLPGASFPLATNNNLQKPNFKYSSGLLTENLPVNSDSSLFAAQSTPTADGVSISTSDPFVMPGVHDAKRDPRRDPRRLDPRRTVSPAAVNSVQVKVETNIVPQTDNLPSTLCSNSSKAENYSDYSRDLQKNEDEHHSASQPNQTIAKDKLELLDVATEPEPTFEAEAPVDVGVHSSIVDEEMPNPISSEITSIDESDSLDSEVDPFLPVPEASTPEDTNQNLPVITSHLELSDKEKSLLNKLAIGRIIDDYKKNSLNARFSLLAHLIAQSADDDNIMDLIQRHIIFHYHDQKGHELAMHVLYLLQTMNVANSPESSTSTFKHYEKFFISLARSLIDSMPASDKSFSKLLCDAPYLPESSFRLLEGLCMSEDNSQQVKDGDGDRVTQGLGTVWNLILGRPPLRDLCLDIVLKCAVHSQDEIRGKAVRLVAKRLYDLTYATEKIEQFATESLVGVANEHYVDTEINLKSSKESTAESEVSSQETSVSGQIPDAGCSESGSFKTSLVSRKQSAISLSEAKRHISLFFALCTKRPSLLQHLFNVYGRSPKVVKQCIHWHMPSLVSNLGSSCPEMLNIIHNPPEGSVHLITLILQTLTDESTPSAELVGAVKQLYNTLKDASILIPLLPSFPKEEVLPIFPRLVDLPLEKFQDALARILQGTAHTGPALTPAEVLIAIHDINPEKDKVALKKITDACKACFEQRTVFTQQVLEKALNQMVDRIPIPLLFMRTVIQALDAFPALVDFVMGLLSRLINKQIWKMQKLWVGFLKLVSQTQPHSFDVLLQLPPPQFEHVLNKYPNLRGPLSSFVNQRNMHNTLPRQMLISLGFISEPQQAPMSFVPATLQTADATSSLPGATLM from the exons ATGGAATTCGGGGCGGACGGCACCCGGTGGTCGCAGCCGCGAGGCGAGGCAGCCGaggcgttgccgccgccgcctccgggagACCGCGGGGAGGTTGCCTCGCCCCGCTTCGATTCGTCTCGTGCCTTCAG ATTGCTGAGAGAGCTTGGCACAAATGTAACAGAAGATTTGGTTGTGCTGATGCCAAATTTGCTGTCATTTTTGAAGCATGATGATCCTGCGGTTGTTAAGCAATCTATAGCTAGTGGGACAAATTTATTTGCTGCTGTATTGGAAGAGATGGCACTTCAG ATTAACAAGTGCGGAAAACTTGAAGCTTGGCTCGAAGACATGTGGGCATGGATGAAGCAGTTCAAAGATGCAGTCCGTGGTGTGATGCATGAG CCTGGACCTATTGCAACTAAACTACTTGCTGTAAAGTTCATTGAAACATGGATTTTGTGTTGCACATCTCAAGCCATCAGCGACCAAATACAGTCAATTGAAG GAAAAAACAGGAGATTTGATGTTTCACGATTCTCTCAATTTCATCCTTGCCTTGATCCTGTTGTTCTGGAAGCTGATGCACACAGagccctcctccttctcctggATATTCTGCAATCAGCTTATGCTCATCGAGGGTCCTTCCTAGTTGGCACCATTAATTC TCTTGCAGCGGTTGTAAAGAATCGGCCAATTTACTATGACCGTGTGCTGCCGGTGTTACTTGATTTTGACCCTAGCTTGGAGACTGCGAAGGGTGCACATTCAGCAAGCCTGCGGTATGCCCTAAGAGCAGCTTTTTTGGGGTTTCTAAGGAGTTCTCACCAGGCAATGATTGAG TCCAAAGACATATTGGTAAGGCGGCTTCGTGCTCTCAGCCCTGGCGAGGCAATGGAACAAAATATTAGGCAGGCAGAGAAGATGTCTAGAAATATAGAGCGTGCTTCTCGCACTACCAAG GATGAGTCTCCAGCATGGGAGATGCCGTATGGAGATAATCGGAAGAAATCTGCTGCTAGATCAAGTGATGTTCTTGCTATGTCTGATGGCATAGCTAAGAGAGCAAGATTTGATACATCTGCTACTTCAAATCTGCCAGTTATGGGATCTTCTGATTATTCTGATATGCAGGCTGACAATGATGCCAATGGGGGTCATTCATCTGATCCAGCCATTTTGAATAGTGATGTGTCTCCTGTTGAGAAGATGATTGAAATGATTGGTGCGTTACTCGCTGAAGGAGAAAGAGGAGCTGAATCCCTGGGTATTCTTGTGTCAACAGTAGAGGCAGATGTCATGGCTGACATTGTGATAGAAACAATGAAACATCTACCGGGAGCCTCATTTCCTTTAGCAACAAATAACAATCTCCAGAAACCGAATTTTAAATATTCCTCTGGTCTCCTAACAGAGAACCTGCCAGTCAATTCAGACTCGTCACTGTTTGCTGCACAATCAACACCCACAGCTGATGGTGTCAGCATCTCAACATCTGATCCCTTTGTTATGCCTGGTGTTCATGATGCTAAGCGTGATCCAAGAAGG GACCCTCGTCGCCTCGATCCACGGCGGACAGTTTCACCTGCTGCTGTAAATTCGGTACAGGTGAAGGTGGAAACCAATATTGTGCCTCAAACAGATAATTTGCCAAGTACACTTTGCTCCAATTCTTCTAAGGCTGAAAACTATTCAGATTATTCAAGAGATTTACAAAAAAATGAAGATGAACATCACTCGGCTTCTCAACCCAATCAAACAATTGCCAAAGACAAGTTGGAGCTTTTGGATGTTGCCACTGAGCCAGAGCCAACCTTTGAAGCTGAGGCACCTGTGGATGTCGGGGTTCATTCTTCTATTGTTGATGAAGAGATGCCAAAtcccatttcttcagaaattaCTTCAATCGATGAATCTGATAGTTTGGATTCAGAGGTTGACCCCTTCTTACCAGTTCCCGAGGCATCAACACCAGAGGATACCAATCAGAACTTACCAGTTATTACGTCTCATTTGGAACTAAGCGACAAAGAGAAATCATTATTGAACAAACTAGCCATTGGGCGGATAATTGATGATTACAAGAAAAATAGTCTCAATGCCAGATTTTCTTTGCTTGCTCATTTGATTGCCCAG AGTGCTGATGATGATAATATTATGGATTTGATTCAGAGACACATTATCTTTCATTATCATGATCAGAAG GGGCATGAACTGGCAATGCATGTGTTGTATCTGCTGCAGACTATGAATGTTGCTAATTCGCCAGAAAGCTCTACCTCCACTTTTAAACATTATGAGAAGTTCTTTATATCACTT GCGAGGTCCTTGATTGACTCAATGCCTGCCTCAGACAAGTCTTTTAGCAAACTTTTATGTGATGCACCATATCTGCCTGAGTCCTCGTTTAGATTACTTGAGGGTCTTTGCATGTCAGAAGACAACAGCCAACAAGTAAAGGATGGGGATGGTGACCGTGTCACCCAAGGCCTGGGGACTGTATGGAACCTTATCTTGGGTCGGCCTCCTCTTCGCGATCTTTGCTTGGATATTGTTTTGAAG TGTGCAGTCCACTCTCAGGATGAAATCAGGGGAAAGGCAGTTAGATTG GTTGCAAAAAGGCTCTATGATCTGACATACGCAACAGAAAAAATTGAGCAGTTCGCCACAGAGAGTCTTGTGGGAGTTGCGAATGAGCATTATGTGGACACAGAAATTAACTTGAAATCCTCAAAAGAATCTACAGCTGAG TCTGAGGTAAGCAGCCAGGAAACTTCAGTTAGCGGTCAGATTCCAGATGCTGGGTGTTCTGAAAGTGGGTCATTCAAGACATCATTGGTTTCGCGGAAGCAGTCGGCAATATCTTTATCTGAGGCAAAACGCCATATTTCTTTGTTCTTTGCACTTTGCACAAAG AGGCCTAGTCTTCTTCAACATCTGTTCAATGTTTATGGAAGGTCTCCAAAAGTTGTCAAGCAG TGTATCCATTGGCATATGCCCAGCCTTGTAAGTAATCTGGGGTCCTCATGTCCTGAGATGCTGAACATAATTCATAATCCACCTGAAGGCAGTGTACATCTTATTACCTTG ATACTGCAAACATTGACTGACGAGTCAACTCCTTCAGCTGAGCTAGTTGGTGCTGTTAAACAATTATATAATACCCTGAAG GATGCATCCATTCTCATTCCCTTGCTGCCTTCATTTCCAAAGGAAGAG GTGTTGCCCATATTTCCGAGGCTGGTTGATCTTCCGCTGGAAAAGTTCCAAGATGCGCTTGCTCGGATCTTGCAG GGAACTGCTCATACTGGTCCGGCATTGACTCCTGCTGAAGTTCTGATTGCAATTCATGATATTAACCCGGAGAAAGATAAAGTTGCCTTAAAAAAG ATCACAGATGCTTGCAAAGCATGCTTTGAGCAGCGTACGGTATTTACTCAACAAGTCTTGGAGAAGGCACTGAATCAAATG GTTGACAGGATACCAATTCCTTTACTTTTTATGAGAACAGTTATTCAAGCGCTTGATGCTTTCCCAGCTTTG GTTGATTTTGTCATGGGATTACTCTCCAGGCTCATCAATAAACAG ATATGGAAAATGCAAAAGCTATGGGTTGGATTTTTAAAGTTGGTATCCCAGACTCAGCCACATTCCTTCGATGTCTTACTACAG CTACCTCCACCACAGTTTGAACATGTGTTGAATAAGTATCCCAATCTTCGAGGACCTCTTTCTTCCTTTGTTAATCAGCGGAACATGCATAACACCTTGCCCAG ACAGATGTTGATAAGTCTGGGCTTCATTAGCGAACCACAGCAGGCACCAATGTCGTTTGTGCCTGCTACATTACAGACAGCGGATGCAACCTCCTCTCTTCCTGGTGCGACCCTGATGTGA